The genomic interval ATGGGGAAAAACGAAACGATCACCAAAGCGGCGCAAGCGATCAGGAACGGCATGAGCCGTTTCTGGCCCGTCATCTGAATAAAACCGGCAGAGATGGACAATGGGACCATACCCACAGTGGAAAACAATGCGGACACCGCATTGGACAGACCGCCGACCCAACTGCTGCGATTCAACGTTGGGATTTCTTCCCCCTTGAACCCCACTACCTGTCGGACAGCGGACACACTGGCCACCACATTGGACAGCAACACCAGCGCCATCATCACTCCCGTCACCATCAATCCGAGATCCCACCGTGGCAAGCCCCATGCAAAAAGTGCAGGGAATCGGAAGGGAGCAGTCACACTCGTCCGTTCATGCCACCCAAGCAGGATGAATACCAGCCAACCCACTGCAATCCCGATCAATACTGCGTAACTTTTAACAAATCCCTTTCCCCAGATTGACAATCCGAGCACTGTAAGGAACACACCAAAAGCCGTCAGCGCCATCCCGACAGACATAGGGTGCACCCGGTCGCCAATGCCCAGCATCCCTTTTAAAAACGTCCCGCTCAATTGGATGGCCAGCAACAACAAATTCGTACCGATCACCAAGGGAGAAAACAGCGACAATATCCGGCCCGTCCATCCCGATATCCCCAGCCAAAACAGGACCGCTCCCGTCACCAGCATGGCTCCTTCCAACGCTCGCAACGTAGTGGAGGCCGAAGCACCGGCCTGAACAGAAGAGAGACCGAGGATGACAAAGATCCCCAACCACAGCCCTGCCGGTCCATCCACCACAGGCAGACGGTGACCCCACCGGCCTTGCAAGAACGATGTCAGACCCACCACAAACAACGTACGCTGCATCAGATCGGCCACCTCCACCGGGGATAAGTGGTAAATCTGACCGATGATCACCGGCAGGGCCAACGCATTGGCCAATAGAAATACCAACCATTGCAACGATTCCATCAACGTATCCCACGTGCTGAACACCTTGCGCATCCGGTTCGCCTCACTCTTTTTTCGATTATCGAAAAATAAGTATATCACGCGATCATGATTGCAGTCACCCGCAGGATTGGATAAAATAGTATATGAATATATGATCAAATAATAAAGAAATGAAGTGAGGAACTGACATGAGCCATTTCAAAGCATTGCCGTCACTGGAGCCGCATATCGTCGAAGCGGCCTCGCAAACGTTTAAGGCATTGTCCGACCCTACCAGACTAAAGATTTTGCACCTGTTGTCGATGGAGGAATGCTCCGTCAGCCGCATCGCCGAACAGTTGGGACTGACTCCATCGGCGATTTCCCATCAACTGTCCTATCTTCGCACCTTGCGTCTCGTCAGGCACCGCAGGGAAGGACACACGATTTATTACAGCTGCGATGACGATCATGTGCTGACATTGCTGAGACAAACGATTGAGCATGTTACGCATACATCGAATTAGGGGGGAAACCATGCACCATCATCATGAGCATCATCATGGGCATCATCACGGTCCATTCGAACAACGCATCCGTAACAAAAAGGGATTGACCGTCGCCTTGGTCATAACGTCAACCATCATGTTTCTGGAAATTGCAGGAGGGATTTTCTCCAACAGTTTGGCGCTGCTTTCCGACGCCGGACACATGTTCAGCGACACCGCTTCTCTGGCCTTGAGCCTGTTGGCCATCTGGTTTGCCACCAAACCCCCTTCCCCCCGTAAAACGTATGGTTTTTACCGGTTGGAGATCCTTGCCGCCCTGATCAACGCGATCGCCCTGTTTATCGTTGCCGGCATGATTTTACTGGAAGCATACGAACGCTTTTTCAATCCTCCGCAAGTTGCGGGAAACACCGTACTGATCGTTGCCTTCATCGGATTGATCGCCAATCTGGTCAGTGCGATGGTCCTCGTCAAAACGAGTGATATCAAGGAAAACCTCAACGTCCGCAGTGCCTACCTCCATATCTTGGGGGATGCCCTCGGCTCGGTCGGCACCATTGTCGCCGGACTGCTGATCACCTTTTTTTCATGGGATATGGCAGACCCGATCATCAGCGTGATCGTCGCACTGTTGATCCTCAAAAGCGCCTGGGGCGTTATCCGGGACACCACCCACGTCCTGATGGAAGGTGCACCCCAGACCATTGATCAGGATGAATTGAAACAAACCCTATTGAGCATCGACAAGGTCATCAATGTGCATGACTTGCACATTTGG from Polycladomyces zharkentensis carries:
- a CDS encoding purine/pyrimidine permease: MRKVFSTWDTLMESLQWLVFLLANALALPVIIGQIYHLSPVEVADLMQRTLFVVGLTSFLQGRWGHRLPVVDGPAGLWLGIFVILGLSSVQAGASASTTLRALEGAMLVTGAVLFWLGISGWTGRILSLFSPLVIGTNLLLLAIQLSGTFLKGMLGIGDRVHPMSVGMALTAFGVFLTVLGLSIWGKGFVKSYAVLIGIAVGWLVFILLGWHERTSVTAPFRFPALFAWGLPRWDLGLMVTGVMMALVLLSNVVASVSAVRQVVGFKGEEIPTLNRSSWVGGLSNAVSALFSTVGMVPLSISAGFIQMTGQKRLMPFLIACAALVIVSFFPILTSFLAMLPGPVAYAAMLASFTQMVGIGLRSLWSREPDQRQLTIIGVSISLGTGVMFLPPEVFVHVPSVLQYVAGNGLMVGTLIALILEQVWRERPKSL
- a CDS encoding ArsR/SmtB family transcription factor, encoding MSHFKALPSLEPHIVEAASQTFKALSDPTRLKILHLLSMEECSVSRIAEQLGLTPSAISHQLSYLRTLRLVRHRREGHTIYYSCDDDHVLTLLRQTIEHVTHTSN
- a CDS encoding cation diffusion facilitator family transporter, whose product is MHHHHEHHHGHHHGPFEQRIRNKKGLTVALVITSTIMFLEIAGGIFSNSLALLSDAGHMFSDTASLALSLLAIWFATKPPSPRKTYGFYRLEILAALINAIALFIVAGMILLEAYERFFNPPQVAGNTVLIVAFIGLIANLVSAMVLVKTSDIKENLNVRSAYLHILGDALGSVGTIVAGLLITFFSWDMADPIISVIVALLILKSAWGVIRDTTHVLMEGAPQTIDQDELKQTLLSIDKVINVHDLHIWTITSGMDSLSCHLVIEDDGDSQRILQQAVRIIEDRFQIRHTTIQVETSHMQHAELEV